Genomic DNA from Primulina huaijiensis isolate GDHJ02 unplaced genomic scaffold, ASM1229523v2 scaffold206456, whole genome shotgun sequence:
TGCATTGGGGACTGTATATGGACTAATGGGATGTTTTCTTTTCGACAATGGAAAGATAAGGCTTATTTCTCTCATCCCATGGTTCATTTTCTGCAGTTTTCTGCGCACCAGCAAAATGTACGGACATGCAGGTGCAATTTCTGCTGTTATAGGGGCGGTTCTGATATTGGGAAGGGATGATTTCGGGTCCCCGAGTGAATTCGCCATAGCCAGAATCGTGGAAACTTTCATCGGTTTATCTTGTTCTATAATGGTGGATATGATGTTGCAGCCTACAAGAGCTGCTGTTCTTGCTAAAGTCCAGCTTTCGGAGAATCTCCAAATGTTGCAAGAATCTGTGGGATCGATAAGTCTTACGTCCACGAACAAATCTAGTACTGAAGAAATGCAAAAGAGGCTGAAAATTCACGTAAATGATCTCGGAAAGTTCATCGAAGAAGCTGAAGTGGAACCCAATTTTTGGTTCTTGCCTTTTCATAGTGCTTGCTACAAAAAGTTAAAAGGGTCCTTGTCAAAAATGGCGGATTTCTTGCTTTTCGAGAGCTGCGCGATTgaagttataaaaaaaagagTCAAGAAAAGTCGACAACAAAATCTTGAAAGAGGTAGGCGCGAAGTTAGAAGCCGATTTCAAGGTTTTGAAACATGCAATTTGCTCTAGAATAAAGGTTCTTGAGGAGGTTACTTTGGTAAAATCTCTAACGAAACTAGAAAATGAATATGACAAGATGAAGAGCTCCCTCGATCTCGAGTTGGGAAAATCGTCGATCGCGTGTGAGATCCAATGGTCAAGATTCGATGATAATGAGATGAAGAAAAGTACAAATTCTTTTCTTCATTTGTACTTTTCTTCAACATTTGGATGAAATTAAGAATATGGGAGTGGATAAAGATGTGGAGAAAATCAAGCAGGAAGTCATGTTGAGTTTGGGTGCTTTGTTTTTCTGCGTGAATAGTGTTTTTAAAGAGACTAAAGAGATGGAGAAGGGAATTAAAGAACTTGTGCAATGGGAGAATCCCTC
This window encodes:
- the LOC140966448 gene encoding uncharacterized protein gives rise to the protein MKGKNLIIIRKRRLMQALRCSFSLGLAVLFGLIYNRDEGYWAGLIVAISYVAAREATFRVSNVKYQGTALGTVYGLMGCFLFDNGKIRLISLIPWFIFCSFLRTSKMYGHAGAISAVIGAVLILGRDDFGSPSEFAIARIVETFIGLSCSIMVDMMLQPTRAAVLAKVQLSENLQMLQESVGSISLTSTNKSSTEEMQKRLKIHVNDLGKFIEEAEVEPNFWFLPFHSACYKKLKGSLSKMADFLLFESCAIEVIKKRVKKSRQQNLERGRREVRSRFQGFETCNLKVQILFFICTFLQHLDEIKNMGVDKDVEKIKQEVMLSLGALFFCVNSVFKETKEMEKGIKELVQWENPSSQVDLHVILCKVHSLRNSPTVRILS